The Temnothorax longispinosus isolate EJ_2023e chromosome 12, Tlon_JGU_v1, whole genome shotgun sequence genome includes a window with the following:
- the LOC139822867 gene encoding membralin-like isoform X2: MSQGDGAAVAVPNNQNGAIAHNLHSLAGVIGPVLNNNNMNIARNNNNQNPLINVRDRLFHTLFVKAALAYARTFPRPVRRFIEFIVLLKAILAFFVLAYIHIVFSRAPTNCLEHIRDDWPRDGILRVEILRNGGEDYSIEKSYAKEEKLRQGNVHDFSVALALLTRNGFINIEPSAVDEERDTINTSADGNHENLTLLEQDLMRSATISGETQNPDLSPSNTTMSPSLSTKLWDGLNIAKKISSGEKSSFTNVEGNSTEVPDHLNEDNVVQLKDRTSDVDKTTRIEDGYIVEYSLEYGFLRLSPAARQRLNIPVKIVTLDPLNDKCFGDAFSRLILDEFLGYDDLLMASIKTLAEHEDNKGFLRNVVTGEHYRFVSMWMARTSYLAAFFVMLVFTVSISMLLRYSHHQIFVFIGE, translated from the exons atgtcgcAAGGAGACGGTGCTGCTGTCGCAGTGCCTAATAATCAAAACGGTGCGATAGCACATAATCTTCACAGTCTTGCTGGTGTTATAGGGCCAGtcctaaataataataacatgaATATAGctagaaataacaataatcaaaATCCCCTGATTAATGTACGGGATAGGTTATTTCATACGTTATTTGTCAAAGCGGCGCTAGCCTATGCACGGACATTTCCAAGGCCTGTCAGGagatttatagaatttatagTTCTTTTAAAG GCTATATTGGCATTTTTTGTGTTGGCTTATATCCATATAGTATTTTCACGCGCACCAACCAATTGCTTAGAACATATAAGAGACGACTGGCCACGGGATGGCATATTGAGAGTCGAAATTCTTAGGAATGGCGGTGAAGATTATAGCATAGAGAAAAGTTATGCCAAAGAGGAGAAATTGAGACAAGGAAATGTTCATGATTTTTCTGTTGCTTTAGCATTATTAACCAGAAATGG atttataaatattgaaccATCGGCTGTTGATGAAGAACGGGACACTATAAACACCTCTGCCGACGGGAATCATGAGAATTTAACATTACTTGAGCAAGATCTGATGAGAAGTGCGACAATCTCTGGAGAGACGCAAAATCCTGACCTAAGCCCATCAAATACAACAATGAGTCCATCGTTGTCAACGAAGCTTTGGGATGGTTTAAATATAGCTAAAAAAATA tcaTCCGGAGAAAAGTCATCTTTTACGAATGTGGAAGGTAACTCCACGGAAGTGCCTGATCATTTAAATGAAGATAATGTTGTACAGTTAAAAGATCGTACTTCAGATGTTGATAAAACAACTAGAATAG AGGATGGATATATTGTTGAATATTCATTGGAATATGGTTTCTTACGATTATCACCAGCGGCTCGACAAAGACTAAACATTCCAGTCAAAATTGTCACTTTGGATCCATTGAACGACAAATGTTTTGGTGATGCGTTTTCACGGTTGATATTAGATGAATTTTTGGGATATGACGATTTGTTGATGGCAAGTATCAAGACGCTAGCAGAACATGAAGACAACAAAGGTTTTTTACG GAACGTGGTAACGGGAGAACATTATCGATTTGTGAGCATGTGGATGGCACGAACATCATATTTAGCTGCATTTTTCGTTATGCTCGTATTT ACGGTGTCAATCTCAATGTTACTGCGCTACTCGCATCACCAGATCTTTGTCTTTATCGGTgagtga
- the LOC139822867 gene encoding membralin-like isoform X1, whose product MSQGDGAAVAVPNNQNGAIAHNLHSLAGVIGPVLNNNNMNIARNNNNQNPLINVRDRLFHTLFVKAALAYARTFPRPVRRFIEFIVLLKAILAFFVLAYIHIVFSRAPTNCLEHIRDDWPRDGILRVEILRNGGEDYSIEKSYAKEEKLRQGNVHDFSVALALLTRNGRFINIEPSAVDEERDTINTSADGNHENLTLLEQDLMRSATISGETQNPDLSPSNTTMSPSLSTKLWDGLNIAKKISSGEKSSFTNVEGNSTEVPDHLNEDNVVQLKDRTSDVDKTTRIEDGYIVEYSLEYGFLRLSPAARQRLNIPVKIVTLDPLNDKCFGDAFSRLILDEFLGYDDLLMASIKTLAEHEDNKGFLRNVVTGEHYRFVSMWMARTSYLAAFFVMLVFTVSISMLLRYSHHQIFVFIGE is encoded by the exons atgtcgcAAGGAGACGGTGCTGCTGTCGCAGTGCCTAATAATCAAAACGGTGCGATAGCACATAATCTTCACAGTCTTGCTGGTGTTATAGGGCCAGtcctaaataataataacatgaATATAGctagaaataacaataatcaaaATCCCCTGATTAATGTACGGGATAGGTTATTTCATACGTTATTTGTCAAAGCGGCGCTAGCCTATGCACGGACATTTCCAAGGCCTGTCAGGagatttatagaatttatagTTCTTTTAAAG GCTATATTGGCATTTTTTGTGTTGGCTTATATCCATATAGTATTTTCACGCGCACCAACCAATTGCTTAGAACATATAAGAGACGACTGGCCACGGGATGGCATATTGAGAGTCGAAATTCTTAGGAATGGCGGTGAAGATTATAGCATAGAGAAAAGTTATGCCAAAGAGGAGAAATTGAGACAAGGAAATGTTCATGATTTTTCTGTTGCTTTAGCATTATTAACCAGAAATGG cagatttataaatattgaaccATCGGCTGTTGATGAAGAACGGGACACTATAAACACCTCTGCCGACGGGAATCATGAGAATTTAACATTACTTGAGCAAGATCTGATGAGAAGTGCGACAATCTCTGGAGAGACGCAAAATCCTGACCTAAGCCCATCAAATACAACAATGAGTCCATCGTTGTCAACGAAGCTTTGGGATGGTTTAAATATAGCTAAAAAAATA tcaTCCGGAGAAAAGTCATCTTTTACGAATGTGGAAGGTAACTCCACGGAAGTGCCTGATCATTTAAATGAAGATAATGTTGTACAGTTAAAAGATCGTACTTCAGATGTTGATAAAACAACTAGAATAG AGGATGGATATATTGTTGAATATTCATTGGAATATGGTTTCTTACGATTATCACCAGCGGCTCGACAAAGACTAAACATTCCAGTCAAAATTGTCACTTTGGATCCATTGAACGACAAATGTTTTGGTGATGCGTTTTCACGGTTGATATTAGATGAATTTTTGGGATATGACGATTTGTTGATGGCAAGTATCAAGACGCTAGCAGAACATGAAGACAACAAAGGTTTTTTACG GAACGTGGTAACGGGAGAACATTATCGATTTGTGAGCATGTGGATGGCACGAACATCATATTTAGCTGCATTTTTCGTTATGCTCGTATTT ACGGTGTCAATCTCAATGTTACTGCGCTACTCGCATCACCAGATCTTTGTCTTTATCGGTgagtga
- the LOC139822866 gene encoding cytochrome P450 9e2-like produces MDSSLLSSPFALLLTTLVVIGILKVVTVLHHMFFYWKNKSLPYLPDSLSSFIMGWKVFLGRISFVDYSQYTYNYFPDAKYVGMMDITTPNVLLRDPELIKGVMVKDFEYFPDHRSFVDESVEPLFGRNTFFLRGDRWKEMRNTLSPSFTASKMKFMFDLISECSHDFVNYLVDHPEICHTIDTKEAFRRYTNDVIATAAFGISVNSMKDQNNEFYIRGVEASKVFSGPLAIIKFTFIRTCPRFSKSIGLTLFPSATYKFFKKIVGETIRAREEQDIVRPDMIHLLMQALDKEGANVHKMTLDDIVSQAFSFFFAGFDTTSTLMCFVAHELAINRDIQDRLREEVQQHLAEGNGKISYESLSKMSYMDMVISETLRKHPPVIFLDRLCVKRYELPPSQPGCKNVIVEPNDVLLFPVYALHHDPKYFPNPDKFDPERFSEENKDNILPYTYLPFGHGPRKCIGNRFVLMEAKILIAHLLQKFTLKATERTVNPIVYDKEFPLHPDGGFWIGLEKRET; encoded by the coding sequence ATGGATTCGTCGTTGCTTTCGTCGCCGTTTGCGCTATTATTGACTACTCTGGTCGTCATCGGCATCCTGAAAGTTGTCACTGTGCTGCATCATATGTTTTTTTACTGGAAGAATAAGAGTTTACCTTACCTGCCAGATTCGCTATCATCTTTTATAATGGGTTGGAAAGTATTTCTGGGTCGCATCAGTTTTGTCGATTATAGccaatatacatacaattacTTCCCGGACGCAAAATATGTGGGAATGATGGATATTACCACGCCTAATGTGTTATTGCGCGATCCTGAGCTGATTAAAGGCGTCATGGTGAAGGATTTTGAATATTTCCCGGATCATCGCAGTTTCGTTGACGAAAGCGTGGAACCGCTATTTGGCAGGAACACCTTCTTCTTGCGCGGAGACCGTTGGAAAGAAATGAGGAATACATTAAGTCCCTCTTTCACCGCCAGCAAAATGAAGTTTATGTTTGATTTGATATCGGAATGCTCTCACGATTTCGTTAATTATTTGGTCGATCATCCGGAAATCTGTCATACGATCGATACGAAGGAGGCCTTCAGACGGTACACCAATGATGTAATCGCCACAGCAGCATTTGGCATAAGCGTGAATTCTATGAAGGATCAAAACAATGAGTTTTACATAAGAGGAGTGGAAGCTAGCAAAGTTTTTTCTGGACCTCTAGCGATCatcaaatttacatttatacgtACGTGTCCACGGTTCAGTAAATCCATTGGTCTGACCCTCTTCCCATCGGCTACGTACAAGTTTTTCAAGAAGATCGTGGGGGAAACCATTAGAGCGCGGGAAGAGCAAGATATCGTCAGACCAGATATGattcatttattaatgcagGCTCTGGACAAAGAAGGTGCCAATGTACACAAAATGACATTGGATGACATTGTTTCGCAAGCTTTTAGCTTTTTCTTCGCTGGTTTCGACACAACTTCGACGCTGATGTGTTTCGTTGCTCACGAGCTGGCAATTAATCGAGATATACAAGATCGTTTGCGCGAGGAAGTACAACAGCATCTTGCTGAAGGAAACGGTAAGATTTCTTACGAGTCGCTGTCGAAGATGTCTTACATGGATATGGTGATCTCAGAGACTCTCAGAAAGCATCCACCAGTGATCTTCCTCGATAGGCTTTGCGTTAAGAGATATGAACTGCCTCCGTCGCAACCAGGCTGCAAGAATGTGATCGTCGAACCTAACGATGTGTTGCTGTTTCCCGTTTATGCTTTACATCACGATCCGAAGTACTTTCCGAACCCGGATAAGTTCGATCCCGAAAGGTTCAGCGAGGAGAACAAAGACAACATTTTACCGTACACTTATCTACCATTTGGTCATGGACCTAGAAAATGTATCGGCAATCGATTTGTTCTCATGGAGGCTAAGATTCTGATAGCTCATCTTTTACAAAAGTTTACTCTGAAGGCTACAGAACGAACCGTCAATCCAATCGTATACGATAAGGAATTTCCATTGCATCCTGATGGCGGATTCTGGATCGGCTTGGAGAAGAGAGAAACGTGA